Below is a window of Haloterrigena alkaliphila DNA.
CCGCGGGGAATCTCGAAGTAACCGTGCTCGAGGGCGGCCTCGAGGGCCTCGTGCTGTTCGGGCGTCAGTCGCGTCTCGCCCTCGACGACGCCGGTGACGTCGCTGACCCGGCGTAGATCGACGGCGATGCCGGACGCCTCGAGGCGGTCGTAGGCGTCACAGAGCGCGTCGCGGTCGCGAAACCGGACCCTGACCTGCCACCAGCCGTTCGTGCCCCACATCTCGAGCAGGGAGCCGCCGTCGGCGAGCAGTTCGTCGCTGAGCCGCACCGTGCCGTCCTCGAACTCGACGTCGTACAGCAGTCGCGACCCGGTTTCGACGAGCAATTCGTAGCCCTCGACCGACGGATCCGCCTCGAAGGCCGCTTCGGCCGTCCCGCGGTCGACGTCGGACACCCAGAGGGACGGACGCGTCTTCGACACCGAGGACTCGAGTTCGAACGTGGCGTCGGGCGCCCGCTCGAGGGCGGTCCCCAGCGTCGTCTCCGCAGCCGGAAGCCGAAACTCGGCGATCGTGGACATTACCACTCGTACACCGTACTGGCGTAAAAACCGCTATCCAGTCGAAACGGAGAGTCGTCTTTACTGATACCCTCTCGAGTGGGGAGACGCCGTTTCGAATAGCCAGCCGTCCGCCACGCCGCCCGCGACTCAGTCCCGCTCCGCGAGGGCGGCCGCGAGTTCGCGGACGCCGGCCTTCTCCGTGCGGTCGGGGTTCGCGAGGACCCGAACCGGCTGTTCGCCGAGGGAGACGAAGCCGAGGTCGAGCCGATCGGCCGTCTCGGCCAGTCCGAGGCCGACGTCGGCGTCGCCGGCGATCACCTTCCGCGCGGGGCTCTCGTGGGCGCGCAGGCCGAGGTCGAAGCCGTCGATCGACTCGCGCAGGTCGCGGGCGCTCGCGTCGCTGTCGGCCGCGAGATCTTCGAGGGCGGCTTCGAGACTCGCGCGCAGTCCCGAGTCGCTCGTCCGGTTGACGAAGCGCAGGTCGCGGTCGACCAGATCGGCGAGGGTCTCCACCTCGTGGGGGTTGCCGGCCTGCACGATCACCCCCCACTCGCGGCTCCAGCGGCCGAGTTCCGCCGCCTCGACCTCCCGCTCGAGCGGGCCCGCTGCCACCGCCACGTCGGGGACGCCCTCGCGGAGCCGTCGCAGTCCGGGCCGGGTTCCCACCGAGAGGTAGCGGGGGTTCTCGAGGCCGTCGAGCAGCCGATTCAGCGTCGGGTCGTCCTCGCCGACGCCCAGCAGCGTCGGGGGCCGGACGTCCGGCGAGAAGAGCTGGACGGTGACGGGTTCGCCGTCCTCGAGGTAGTCGGTCTCCGGACCCACCTCGACGACGCCGTCGGCCTCCGCGAGACTGGTGGTCGCGCCGCTGCCCTTGTCGACGGGGTAGACGAGCGGCTCGCCGTCGCCGTCTTCGACCAGGCCGACCGGCATGAGCCGCACTCGCCCCTCCCCGTACCGCTCCTGTCTGGCCATCCGTCCCTCGACGGTCGCGGCCGTCGGCTCCGGCACCCCCGCGGCCTCGCGGATCGCCGGTGCGACGAAGGTTCGGAAGACCATCATCGCGGAGACGGGGTAGCCGGGGAGCCCGACGTACGCGGAATCGGCTAGCCGACCCACGAGCATCGGCTTCCCGGGTTTGACGCTCACGCCGTGTAACAGGAGGTCGCCCTGCTCCTCGATGACCCGGTAGATGACGTCGACCGCGCTGGCGCTGGTCGACCCCGAGGAGAGCACGAGGTCGCACTCCGCAGCGGCCTCCCGCAGAATCCGTTCCATCTCGTCCTGTTCGTCGCCCGCGTGGGGGTAGAGCACCGCCTCACCGCCGGCGTCCTCGACGCCCGCGGCGATCGTGTAGCTGTTTACGTCGTAGATCTCGCCGCGCGCGCTCTCGAGGTCGTCGCCCGGCCGCACGAGTTCGTCGCCGGTCGAAACGATGCCGACCGTCGGCTTCGCGCGGACGAGCACCTCGTCGATCCCCAGCGCCGAGAGCAGGCCGATGTCGCGGGTCGTAATCTTCGTACCGGGCCCGAGCGCGCGTTCGCCCGCCGCGACGTCCGCGCCGGCGAACATGACGTTGTCGCCGGGGGCGACCGACGTGCGGACGAGGACGTCGCCGTCGGTATCGCTGGCGGCGCTCGCGGTTTCACCGCTCGCTCTCTCCGTCGAGCGTGGCTCGACGCGGTCGGTTCGCTCGACGGGAACCATCGCGTCCGCCCCTGACGGCATCACCGCGCCGGTCGAGATCTCGACGGCCTGTCCCTCCTCGAGTTCTACTGCGGGCTCCTCGCCGGCGTGTACCTCGCCGACCACCGCGAGGCGGGCGGGATCGGCCTCGTCGGCGCCGAACGTGTCCCGCGCCCGCAGCGCGTAGCCGTCCAGACTCGCCCGGTCGAACCCCGGCACGTCGAGTTCGGCGTCCAATCGGGCGACGAGCACCCGGCCCCGGGCATCCTCGAGCGGCACGCGGTCGATCCCGCCCTCGAGCGAGAGCGAGGCGATCGCCTCGCGCGCGTCGTCCGGCGAGGCGAGATCGCGAAACTCCTTGCGTTCCATACCCGCAGTTGGCGGGCCGAGGGTAAAAACGTCGGTCGACTGCGACGGCTGGCGAGGACTCGAGATCAACGGCCAGAACCGGCGGCGCGTCGCGAACGGACACTCCGCGACCCAAACGAACGATCATGCTGTAAATCGTCGGGAACGTGCGAACTTCTCCCGGCGTGTTCGCGGATATCAAGTCCTTTATTGCCAGAACCGCGACGTACGTTCGTGTCTTTTCGATTGCGTTCCCTCCCGAACCCGCTCCGGTGGCTGCTGCTCTCGGTCGGGGCGCTGCTCGCCCGTCTCGGGGTGATCGACCGCCGACGAGCGGAGCGGACGACCGATCTCGCGTGGCCCCGGATCGTGACGGGGCTCGCCCGGATGTCCAAGTCCGCGGCGGACGTCGCGATGGTCGGCATCGCCCTCGGGCCGGCGGCCATCGCCGGCGTCGGCC
It encodes the following:
- a CDS encoding molybdopterin biosynthesis protein yields the protein MERKEFRDLASPDDAREAIASLSLEGGIDRVPLEDARGRVLVARLDAELDVPGFDRASLDGYALRARDTFGADEADPARLAVVGEVHAGEEPAVELEEGQAVEISTGAVMPSGADAMVPVERTDRVEPRSTERASGETASAASDTDGDVLVRTSVAPGDNVMFAGADVAAGERALGPGTKITTRDIGLLSALGIDEVLVRAKPTVGIVSTGDELVRPGDDLESARGEIYDVNSYTIAAGVEDAGGEAVLYPHAGDEQDEMERILREAAAECDLVLSSGSTSASAVDVIYRVIEEQGDLLLHGVSVKPGKPMLVGRLADSAYVGLPGYPVSAMMVFRTFVAPAIREAAGVPEPTAATVEGRMARQERYGEGRVRLMPVGLVEDGDGEPLVYPVDKGSGATTSLAEADGVVEVGPETDYLEDGEPVTVQLFSPDVRPPTLLGVGEDDPTLNRLLDGLENPRYLSVGTRPGLRRLREGVPDVAVAAGPLEREVEAAELGRWSREWGVIVQAGNPHEVETLADLVDRDLRFVNRTSDSGLRASLEAALEDLAADSDASARDLRESIDGFDLGLRAHESPARKVIAGDADVGLGLAETADRLDLGFVSLGEQPVRVLANPDRTEKAGVRELAAALAERD
- a CDS encoding helix-turn-helix domain-containing protein yields the protein MSTIAEFRLPAAETTLGTALERAPDATFELESSVSKTRPSLWVSDVDRGTAEAAFEADPSVEGYELLVETGSRLLYDVEFEDGTVRLSDELLADGGSLLEMWGTNGWWQVRVRFRDRDALCDAYDRLEASGIAVDLRRVSDVTGVVEGETRLTPEQHEALEAALEHGYFEIPRGISMEELADELGISHQALSERFRRAYETLVDDELQPASEGSRFD